Part of the Choloepus didactylus isolate mChoDid1 chromosome 10, mChoDid1.pri, whole genome shotgun sequence genome is shown below.
TGCCAGTGTTCAGATAAGCCCCTACCAGCCTCAAGTATAACAGCTGGTTTTCCACCTGTGCTTCCTGGGGTTCCAGGAAACAGGCAGGAGGCCTGGGCAGCAATCCCTGCTCCTCTGTTCTGGGGCCTTAAGTTGGCTCATGTCCCTGGTTCTGTATGCCTTTCAAGATCCCTTCGATTTCCATAATGGAGGAATTCTGTCATTTTAGAACTAAATATGTAATAAAGTTTTTTTGAGGTGACCACGTTAGAACTTGATTTGTACCccttctgtcactatagattgaCAAGTGCATTGCAAAGGCAAGATCCGTGATGGCTATCTTGGTCCAGGTTCTCTCACTTTGCTATAAACTACTGAAGGTGAGATCATTTTCTATCTTTAATGCTCATTTttagtttaaaggaaaaaagcaaaagaaaataatgattagTATTTTACtttacaaaatgttttcttcaGAGTACAGCAGAAACTAATTGTTCTCTTTCCAACTTCAGATGGAAAACAACAGATGGGTTTTAGTTACAAATAAAGACACTATGGATGGTAAAGCTTGAGAAGATTTTGGGGTCAGATCTCTGGAACATCATGTGGCAAACCTGGCATTTTTAGAAAACAAATTCTTTGTATTTCAGAGATtcaataattttataaagaaaacaacaCTGAAATCTTGCTTTACTTCCTGATCATGAAACTGATTGTGACGCTTCCTGACAACTAATAAATGCCATGAAAGTTGATAGATTTCAATTGCAGTGGGATTTTAAAAAGGGATGTTGTCATTAATAATGTTCTTTAAAAGTCAAACCAAATATCATGTCTCAGTGACAATATAATccaaagaaattattttgaatatgtgCTCACCTTTGGCATATTTGATCTTCACTGTTTTCTATCTTTATTTAAACTTATCATTTATACCTTAATTTTTAGAGGGAGATATGCAATAGTCTGAGGGAATGCTGAATTTTCGTTAAACCTTTAGACTCTTCCTCAATCCGTTAGCCCACTGCAACTTGGGCTCCCGTGCTATCCTTGTCACAGATCACAGATGCACGGCAGTATTTCACCGTGTGCTCTAGCAGCTATTTCACATACGAGTTACGTTTCGTGCTGCTCATGTTCCTCTCCCATTCCCAAAAGCAGGGTCTTGGGGCTCACTCCATACAATCCTGGAAGAACTAGCTAGGAGATGGCTTTTAGTTCTAGTTCTAGAATAGGTGGTCTTTCTGTCCTGAATATTAGTTGGAATCTGAAACTATCTCACtagcttaaaaattatttttgagccTTTCCTCAGAGTTCCTTCAATGGTGACTGACAGAATGAAAGATCTAAAAGATTGAAAACTATGGAAATAAGTTGTTTAGAATAAATTCTGAGTAACCATGCTTTTCTGTACATTGTTTTGGAATGTTCATTATAAAACCaataaacatctttattttgtctttgtaatgtAAGGGTTTAAAGGTTTTCTTATTGTTGTGGGATGGAGGTTTGACTGATCTATGATATTATAGAGTTAACTTTGTTTGGGACTCCAGTTTGATAGTGCTTGTATCCCAGGGCTCTAAAATTCTTTTTGAAACCTAGTGGCACATTATCAGTTGCCAAATGCTAGAAATTATGTAACTTCTCTGATGATCTGTATCTGGGTCAGCCATCACAATCAATGTTCACAAAAGATCCACAAGAACCACTGTACTACCAATTAGctagccaatatttattgaaaacttgaaaacataCTTTTATTAGTATATTTCTTTTCAATCTGAACCCTGTGAAAAAGTGCCTCCAGCTGCTTCTTCTAGCTAGTGAATGTGCCTTAGGCATGGTGGGAAGCCGTTTAAATGCTTAGTGAAGTCCCAGGGTTCAGAGATATTGCAACTGCAAGCATAAAACTTGAAACTAATAGGAGTTTGACCTACTGTAGGCCTCTGGGAGAAAATGGGGATGTACTCAAGCTTGGTTAATGATCTTTAGAGCATACCTCTTTGAACAGTCAAAATCATCAAAGATTGATTTTATTTCCTgaaatcaaaatattattttaaattataatagaaACAATGGAAGAATGTGAGGTAATGttgtatgtaaaataaaatagatatatacttcttttaacatctttgttacctttttttttttttgaatggtgTCCAAGAATCACTGTGTTGCTAGCAATGGGGAGCTGCTGGTCTGTGCTTGTTTTCAGTCCCCGGTGCTGTCAGTGTAGATGTTTTTAGTTACTCCCTGGATCATGTCTGGTGTGTGTTTTTAGGGGCTAGTCATACTGGCACTCAAGTTCCAAGAAGTTTTTCTTGTaaatcacaaataattttttattttatttacaaaatacttTTCCTCATTGTCTGAAAAGTGAGTATTCTCTTATGTAAAGTGCaagtggaggtggggagggataacttaaaactttaaaaagcataaaaagcTGAATTTACACATCAAGTGATTTcttctatattaaaataaatgttttatttttttaaaaaaagagagagatttaaaTGTATACATGTGTTATAGCCCTtaaggaaaaatgatttttaaagttgttttatttgaaattcattgAAAATAAGGATCTAGTCTCAAACCATCGATTCATAAGTGTTTTGGTTTAAATGATGTGAAAACTTTTGTTCAGTTCAGTTATCTGTGCTTTTGAATTACATACTCTCAATAACTTCTTTGCTGGTTACTGAATGTCTAAGACATTCACATTCTAATTATCAGCTTACCGTTGCATTAGTGTTTCCCTTTGTTAGGAAAGTCCTTTGTATCTGTGGGAGCCTCCTCCTGTGTCCCTCCTTGAAGGAGACCCAGCCCTGCAGTTCCACGTGGTTTCTGAGAGAAGGGCACAGCAGCGGATGAGGAGAGCCTCTCCGCTCCTGCTTCTCCTACAGTCAAACCAGAGAAGAGCTGGGTAGCAAAAGCACTGACCTTGCTGGGGTGGCACTGACTTTCGGGTAGCAGGTTGGGTAAGGAAGGCCActaggttttattttgttttgaacttCAAACTGATGGGAAAAGTGAGGCAAAAACAATAATCATGCAGTAACATTCAAACACAAATAGGTCAAAATATGTCTTTACTTCTGAGTTATGGGATGATGGGTAAATTATTACTTTATTACTTAAACTTGTCTGTGTTTTACAAACTTTCCTCAaagtaccttaaaaaaaaaaaaacagaaaaacattccTTGCTTGTCAGACGttagaaagagagaagcaaaagaagAGGACATGGGCAGGGCAGATCTGGGAGGCAAAAGACAAAGGGGGAACCCAGGCTTGTTACACAAGACAAAAAGGACAAACTAGGTAAGTGAAGGCTCACTCCCCCGTGGGTGACTGGGTGAGAAGTATGCTCCGCATAAACTGTTCTTCTCGAATGTACTGACTGTTCAGGCCAGGTAAGGATCAGACTCCCATGTCACTTTTTACTCCACCTCAGTCCTCACGACACAGCTGCTGTGGCATTAATGCGTTTCACCACGACTTCTTCATATTGCTTTTGTGTCAGTAACCCTTCTGTGATGCTTTTACTTTCTTCAAATTTGGGTAACACAACTGCAATGTAGCCTTCAGTGGATGGctggaaaggaaacagaatattCAGTActatgaaatgattttaaaaaatcagataaaaggtatggatcatacttttttccttctcttttttaccTTCTCTTGAAGAATAGATGGCTCATGGAGAATGTTTTCATTTACTTCCATCAACCGTCCCCTAAcacagctattaaaaaaaattgcttttcagaaaaatattaccatccctctctctcttaaattGTGGGTAGAAAGTAACTCACCTAGATATGATATATTCTTCTCCATCTGAGCAATAAATCTTACACAGAGGTGCAAGTTCTGTGAGAAACTGGGCCCCCTGTGTAATTAAAAGGAAGAGGGAATTAATTGATGTACATGTTCACTTTCCTTTGAAAGGCAGCTTTCAGGGttataatggattatatactcCTGGAAATGGgtgttgaaaataaaaatgatataagtacctaaaaattatttaattattcaaaCATTTACATAATAAGTTGCTTGCTATGTGCGATGCATCATCCTAGGCTCcagggaaaaaagtaaaactaagatGCATATTATAATATAGGTTACGGACATGTTTTATCTACTGTAAATGAGAAAGCTATGTATAGGCAGGTATAAGGATTTGAAAAGTACAGGAAAATCCATCATACAATTTAGCATGACAGAGTATGACAGAAATACTGTACAAAATTAGTTTCATTAAGATTGCTCCTGACTTATTAGGACTAGATAAATGAGCTTTTTAATCAGGATCAACTActaagacatttttttaaaaaagggacttcttctgattaaaaaaaaaaaaaaaaatacaagcacTTTAAGGGAAATttggagaaaacaggaaaattttaagtggcaaaataaaaataaatttctcattATCCTATAAACCAGAAGTAAACACTACATTTTGGCATATTTCTGCTTGCATGTTATGGTATAGTTATTGTTTCATGTACTCCACGATAGAGATGGGATTAGGGGAAGTTCTGACACTCGTGTACAAGGAGGTTCATGGGAAACCGATGCTGGCATGCGTCATTTGTTGTCCTcctgtttccaaaaaattttcctaGGGTAAATGCAAGCATTTGATGTCAAGATGCAATTCTCTATGACTTCTTTATTTACTACTATACACAATATTAGTCGGCATTCCTGTTACCAAACTGACATCACTCCTCTGTGTGGGTACTTCATTTCAAAATACTAGAGTTGTGCGACTACCCACTTCTGGGGGGACAGGTGGGTAATTCATCCCAGAGAACTTGTCCGAAATTGGGTCTGTATCAAAGCAGAAGTGTTTTGACTCCTTTTTATCACCTCTCTTGGGTGAATACATGATTGGCAGTCCTGGGATCCAATCAAAACTTATCTGTAGTGTGTTCAACATACAGGTTCCTCTCTGTTCTTTAGAAGTAACAATAATGTTACTGTTTTGGACAGATTTCTCACAGAAACTTCACAGGCACTAACTATTTATTGTAATACGTAGAATTTATTAGTGTCGTGTGCTTGTCTAAGCCCATTTGTTTCCTGAGGGAAGAAAAAATCAGTACTTATAAGGCAAGCATCAGGGATCTTCAGACCTATCAAAAGGAATATGAACAAGGATATCTTAGAACAGTGATTTATTCCTGCTGTAAGTGAGGGTTACAAGCTTATAAGCAGAAACTCTTGTGTGAACCCAGTAAATGAAGGACCTGAATCATGCACAGAAACTTTTTAACCAGTGAGTTTGTCAGGACACTTTGGTATATTGCAAAATGTCTTTGATATGATACCCTCTTTTAATAAAATGTATGCATTTTGCTTAGAGTTGTAGAGGCTTGAGATGACATTTTGTACACTGAGCATT
Proteins encoded:
- the ABITRAM gene encoding protein Abitram; translation: MATEPAAAEPAVPSLVDRYFTRWYKADVKGKPCEDHCILQHSNRICVITLAGSHPVLQSGKTIKSISYQISTNCSRLQNKVSGKFKRGAQFLTELAPLCKIYCSDGEEYIISSCVRGRLMEVNENILHEPSILQEKPSTEGYIAVVLPKFEESKSITEGLLTQKQYEEVVVKRINATAAVS